In Armatimonadota bacterium, a single genomic region encodes these proteins:
- a CDS encoding GTP-binding protein, translated as MAKAKFERTKPHVNVGTIGHVDHGKTTL; from the coding sequence ATGGCGAAGGCGAAGTTCGAGCGGACGAAGCCGCACGTGAACGTGGGGACGATCGGGCACGTGGACCACGGGAAGACGACGCTGA